Proteins encoded together in one Planctopirus ephydatiae window:
- the secD gene encoding protein translocase subunit SecD: MEGLFSGFTLLQASPAVADAPPGAPTANVWLLGIIALCVLTIPFLLGTLVAGALRMKDISFRLSLVFFVTALSLTPFIYSGVSGEGLLKAIPLGIDLAGGTNLVYQIDVDAAKKDGKNLDINTVEQLVQAIGKRLNPSGAEEITIRRVGRDRIEVIIPGADKDIVEQKKRLITRLGSLEFAILANARDHASIISRANQLPDGTDDLRDDKLLIASWRTVADGKNVGQNANDQTQLRVVKRRNDKGELVDVQQFLVVHETPDKQVTGKLLQDAGYRPDQQGRPAVSFRMTTTGSIRLDALTAKYAPDPVDKFERRLAILLDGKVYSAPNLRDRLSSGGGEITGDFDRKEVDELAGVLNAGALEVPLIPTPVSEFTISPLLGADVQQKGLLAIALSAAAVFIFMAVYYMVSGLVADMCLVLNLIMVVGAMAFIDATFTLPGLAGLVLTIGMAVDANVLIYERFREEIARGASMRLTIQNGFDKALSAIVDGNVTTLITAVILFMIGTDAVKGFAVSLFIGLSASMFAILVFGRICFEIIERKRLVKSLSMMPTIKLSGVDFLGMRVPAILFSVVVIAVGMFALVSRGRDNLDIDFTGGTMVTLEFQKPQQTAVVREKLDAKFPTAISLEELRLNDESATAGTRFRIRTSLIDREQVRGLINESFADPETALTRVQLSFGDITPVTADDSKTIRIRPGTNIDKFTGGHRVPLTFTGPVAEATVAEYLAEQLKKFPGKDAQPRYDSAIGMVLVDGVSADGQPTTGKFTELVARVAPDVTNEDLAEALKALATQLANEPIFDEFNSFTTSVAAETQQNALLAILLSLVAIVVYIWFRFEKLYYGFAAVAALTHDALVVLGSVALGAWLAQTPIGPILGLEDFKINMGFIAAILTIIGYSLNDTIVIFDRIREIRGKNPNVTYDMINLSVNQTMSRTILTATTVLIVVVILYLFGGEGIHTFAYSFIIGTIAGTYSTIFIANPVLYWLVSRQQAKSTPAKVTA, translated from the coding sequence ATGGAAGGTTTGTTTTCAGGTTTCACATTGCTTCAGGCATCGCCGGCTGTCGCGGACGCCCCACCAGGTGCCCCGACGGCCAACGTCTGGTTGCTGGGCATTATTGCTTTGTGCGTGCTGACGATCCCCTTCCTGCTGGGAACCCTGGTTGCGGGTGCTCTGCGGATGAAGGACATCTCTTTCCGCCTGAGCCTGGTGTTCTTCGTGACTGCCTTGTCGCTGACGCCATTTATCTACAGTGGTGTGAGTGGTGAAGGGCTACTTAAAGCCATTCCACTGGGGATTGACCTCGCTGGTGGAACCAATCTGGTTTATCAGATTGATGTTGATGCAGCCAAAAAGGATGGAAAAAACCTCGATATCAATACGGTCGAACAGCTCGTCCAGGCGATTGGCAAGCGACTGAATCCTTCGGGTGCGGAAGAGATCACGATTCGTCGCGTGGGGCGAGATCGTATTGAAGTCATCATTCCCGGTGCCGACAAAGACATTGTCGAACAAAAGAAGCGATTGATCACCCGGCTGGGAAGTCTGGAATTTGCCATTCTCGCCAATGCCCGCGATCATGCTTCGATCATCAGCCGGGCCAATCAGTTGCCGGATGGGACAGATGATCTTCGTGACGACAAACTGCTGATTGCCAGTTGGCGCACCGTTGCTGATGGCAAAAATGTGGGCCAGAACGCAAATGATCAGACGCAGTTGCGAGTCGTCAAGCGGCGGAATGACAAAGGTGAACTGGTCGATGTCCAGCAGTTTCTCGTGGTTCATGAAACCCCTGATAAGCAGGTGACCGGTAAGCTATTGCAGGATGCTGGTTATCGTCCTGATCAGCAGGGACGCCCTGCGGTTTCATTCCGCATGACGACGACAGGTTCGATTCGTCTGGATGCACTGACCGCCAAGTATGCTCCGGATCCTGTGGATAAGTTTGAGCGCCGTCTGGCAATTCTGCTCGATGGAAAAGTCTACTCGGCACCGAACCTTCGAGACCGCCTGTCATCTGGCGGCGGTGAGATTACGGGTGATTTTGATCGTAAAGAAGTCGATGAACTCGCTGGAGTCCTCAATGCGGGGGCCTTGGAAGTACCTCTGATTCCGACGCCTGTGAGTGAATTTACAATCAGTCCACTCCTTGGGGCTGATGTGCAGCAGAAAGGTTTGCTGGCGATTGCACTCTCGGCCGCTGCTGTCTTCATCTTCATGGCGGTTTACTACATGGTCTCTGGTTTGGTGGCCGACATGTGTCTGGTGCTCAACCTGATCATGGTGGTGGGAGCGATGGCGTTTATCGATGCCACCTTCACCTTGCCTGGCTTGGCTGGTCTTGTGTTGACGATTGGTATGGCAGTCGATGCCAACGTGCTGATCTACGAACGATTCCGTGAAGAAATTGCCCGTGGTGCCAGCATGCGGCTGACAATCCAGAATGGCTTCGACAAGGCACTTTCGGCAATTGTCGACGGTAACGTGACGACTCTGATTACGGCGGTCATTCTCTTCATGATTGGCACCGATGCCGTGAAGGGCTTTGCCGTTTCGCTGTTTATTGGTTTGAGTGCGTCGATGTTCGCAATTCTGGTGTTTGGTCGAATCTGCTTCGAAATTATTGAACGCAAGAGACTGGTCAAATCCTTGTCGATGATGCCGACCATCAAGCTGAGCGGTGTCGATTTTCTGGGAATGCGAGTGCCAGCCATCCTGTTTTCGGTCGTGGTGATTGCGGTTGGGATGTTCGCTCTGGTTTCACGCGGCAGAGACAACCTCGATATCGATTTTACTGGCGGTACGATGGTGACTCTGGAATTCCAGAAGCCACAACAAACAGCAGTGGTTCGCGAAAAGCTCGACGCCAAGTTCCCGACAGCAATATCTCTTGAAGAACTGCGGCTGAACGATGAATCTGCAACTGCAGGGACTCGTTTCCGCATCCGCACAAGTTTGATTGATCGAGAACAGGTTCGCGGATTGATCAACGAGTCGTTTGCAGACCCTGAGACCGCACTCACGAGAGTTCAGTTGAGTTTTGGTGACATTACGCCTGTGACAGCCGACGACTCGAAAACCATTCGCATCCGACCTGGGACGAATATCGACAAGTTTACCGGTGGGCATCGAGTTCCACTGACGTTCACAGGCCCGGTGGCTGAAGCGACTGTCGCTGAGTATCTGGCGGAACAACTCAAAAAGTTCCCTGGAAAAGATGCTCAGCCCAGGTATGACTCGGCAATTGGAATGGTGCTGGTGGATGGTGTGAGTGCTGATGGTCAGCCCACGACCGGAAAATTCACAGAATTGGTCGCTCGTGTGGCTCCGGATGTAACGAATGAAGATCTGGCTGAGGCACTGAAGGCACTGGCAACTCAACTGGCCAACGAGCCGATCTTTGATGAGTTCAACTCGTTTACGACCTCAGTTGCAGCCGAAACTCAGCAAAACGCACTTTTGGCTATTTTGTTGAGTCTGGTGGCGATCGTCGTTTACATCTGGTTCCGCTTCGAGAAGCTCTATTACGGTTTTGCTGCCGTTGCGGCACTGACACACGACGCCCTCGTTGTGCTGGGCAGTGTGGCTTTGGGGGCCTGGCTGGCACAGACACCGATCGGGCCGATCCTCGGGCTGGAAGATTTCAAGATCAACATGGGCTTCATTGCGGCGATTCTGACCATCATTGGTTATTCGCTGAACGACACCATCGTGATCTTTGATCGTATCCGTGAAATTCGTGGTAAAAACCCGAATGTCACCTACGATATGATCAATCTGAGTGTGAATCAGACCATGTCGCGAACGATTCTTACGGCGACGACCGTTCTTATCGTCGTGGTGATTCTGTATCTCTTTGGCGGGGAAGGGATTCACACCTTCGCCTACAGCTTTATCATCGGAACCATCGCGGGTACCTATAGTACGATCTTCATTGCCAACCCTGTGCTGTACTGGCTGGTGAGTCGACAGCAGGCCAAGTCGACTCCTGCCAAGGTCACAGCCTGA
- a CDS encoding biotin/lipoyl-containing protein has translation MNSELAVKTIVAPDWSTSEPMILFAWLVEVGDVVAIGDRMAEIGIQGVSRDFECPARGVVKQRLVTAGSSISAGDVLLSLSLNEDLHDSSRPVSD, from the coding sequence GTGAATTCGGAACTTGCGGTCAAGACAATTGTCGCACCGGACTGGTCAACCAGTGAGCCGATGATTCTGTTTGCATGGCTGGTCGAAGTGGGAGATGTGGTAGCTATTGGAGACCGAATGGCTGAAATTGGCATTCAGGGAGTGAGCCGTGATTTTGAATGCCCTGCCCGTGGAGTCGTCAAACAGCGGCTGGTGACTGCGGGGAGCAGTATCTCCGCAGGAGACGTCCTTTTGAGCCTCTCCTTAAACGAAGACCTGCATGATTCATCCCGTCCCGTATCAGATTGA
- a CDS encoding DNA polymerase III subunit, giving the protein MSVWSEVRGQSMAIEQLRKAVERGRLAHGYLFVGSQGIGKRLVAQKFAQAILCKERKPHELEACGTCTSCRPFLAGNHPDFQVVECPEGKREIPIDLLVGSKENRGQEGLCHGLSLKPLNGSRKIAIIDDAHLLNDAGANAILKTLEEPPELAVLILVASTLETVLPTIRSRCHLVRFQQLGDEDIEALLSAEGSIEPGMVKEVSQMCDGSLSMAKEMLDPALWELRKTLRKTLCERRIPGQKTAQMIFSYLESHSSETSAQRESIQHIFWFVIDDLRQVIQVVCGAETREQNHLLVRDSQNEIVQMAKSLSPDPETIECLAKMCDRVMEASGQVLQNVNLSLCLEACFDDVSRMRANLANTGVH; this is encoded by the coding sequence ATGTCGGTCTGGAGTGAAGTTCGCGGGCAGTCGATGGCCATCGAGCAGTTACGAAAAGCGGTCGAGCGGGGCCGATTGGCCCATGGTTATTTGTTTGTTGGATCCCAGGGAATCGGGAAGCGGCTTGTGGCTCAGAAGTTCGCCCAGGCCATCTTATGCAAAGAGCGTAAGCCTCATGAGCTTGAGGCGTGCGGCACTTGTACAAGCTGCCGGCCGTTTCTGGCCGGAAATCATCCCGATTTTCAGGTGGTGGAGTGTCCGGAAGGAAAGCGGGAGATTCCCATCGATCTGCTGGTGGGGTCGAAGGAGAATCGCGGGCAGGAGGGGCTTTGCCATGGTCTCTCGCTGAAGCCACTGAATGGCAGCCGCAAGATCGCGATTATCGATGACGCTCATTTACTCAATGATGCCGGTGCGAATGCGATTCTCAAGACATTGGAAGAACCACCCGAACTCGCTGTTTTGATTCTGGTGGCATCGACACTCGAAACCGTCTTGCCCACCATTCGCTCGCGTTGTCATCTGGTGAGGTTTCAGCAGCTAGGCGACGAGGATATTGAGGCCCTGTTGAGTGCCGAGGGATCGATTGAACCGGGGATGGTGAAGGAAGTCAGCCAGATGTGTGATGGCAGTCTTTCCATGGCGAAGGAAATGCTGGATCCAGCCTTATGGGAGCTGCGGAAAACTCTGCGAAAAACGCTGTGCGAGCGGAGAATTCCTGGGCAGAAAACGGCGCAGATGATCTTCAGTTATCTTGAAAGCCACTCATCGGAAACATCCGCTCAGCGGGAGTCGATTCAGCATATCTTCTGGTTTGTGATCGATGATCTCAGGCAGGTCATCCAGGTGGTTTGTGGCGCTGAGACTCGAGAACAAAATCACTTGCTAGTTCGAGATTCCCAAAATGAGATCGTTCAGATGGCAAAGTCACTCTCGCCAGATCCTGAAACGATCGAGTGCCTGGCAAAAATGTGCGACCGGGTGATGGAGGCGAGTGGCCAGGTGTTGCAGAATGTAAACCTTTCGCTGTGTCTCGAAGCCTGTTTTGACGATGTTTCGAGGATGCGCGCAAATCTGGCGAACACTGGTGTCCATTGA
- a CDS encoding SDR family NAD(P)-dependent oxidoreductase, translated as MPRLADMTDRWGLVTGASSGIGAEFARQLAARGMHLILVARRTEMMQGLAAELDRLHGTKTEILSVDLTLADAVQQIADKVAAAGIEVDLLVNCAGFGMVGEILETDFDRVRQMLRLNIEALAALTYQFLPGMIRRNRGAVVNVASIAAFQPVAYMGAYAASKSFVLHFTEALHAELSDTGVVAMAVCPGVTKTDFFDVAGATGWLQKHSSQTPEEVVRQALKALDRGRQYVVTGWRNYLLTCLVRIATRWRVVNESKRFFRPRRSNKSKG; from the coding sequence GTGCCGCGACTGGCAGACATGACTGATCGCTGGGGCCTGGTCACTGGTGCGTCGTCGGGCATTGGTGCTGAGTTCGCACGTCAATTGGCTGCCCGGGGGATGCATCTGATTCTGGTGGCACGCCGCACGGAGATGATGCAGGGGCTGGCTGCGGAACTCGACCGATTGCATGGAACCAAAACTGAAATTCTTTCGGTTGATCTGACGTTGGCTGATGCGGTTCAACAGATTGCTGACAAAGTCGCTGCTGCCGGGATCGAGGTCGATTTGCTGGTGAACTGTGCTGGTTTTGGCATGGTGGGCGAAATTCTGGAGACAGACTTTGACCGTGTGCGTCAAATGTTACGTCTGAACATCGAGGCCTTAGCAGCTTTGACGTACCAGTTTCTGCCGGGGATGATTCGCCGAAATCGTGGTGCCGTTGTCAACGTGGCTTCAATTGCTGCTTTCCAGCCAGTGGCTTACATGGGAGCTTATGCTGCGAGTAAGTCGTTTGTACTACACTTTACTGAGGCCTTGCATGCCGAGCTTTCGGATACCGGTGTGGTCGCGATGGCTGTCTGTCCAGGAGTGACGAAGACCGACTTTTTCGATGTGGCGGGTGCCACGGGCTGGCTGCAGAAACATTCGTCGCAGACACCTGAGGAAGTTGTCCGTCAGGCTCTGAAAGCGCTGGATCGTGGTCGTCAGTATGTGGTCACTGGTTGGCGGAACTATCTTTTGACGTGCCTGGTGCGGATCGCGACCCGCTGGCGTGTGGTGAATGAATCGAAACGGTTCTTCCGCCCCAGACGCTCGAATAAGTCCAAGGGCTGA
- a CDS encoding NAD(P)H-dependent glycerol-3-phosphate dehydrogenase, whose protein sequence is MTTRLTILGGGAMGTACAMLLAEQTHQQVSIWVRNQDQAVEIQSTRENRRFLPGCKLNDNIFITSDINVAIHNCDYVVLAIPCQFLRQSLQLVRNSLPESVPVISVIKGVENGTFQRPSQIVTDILGPRSVAILSGPSHAEEFAHRLPATVVASSEDLELACRVQQMFSTERFRIYTNADTLGVEYAGALKNVIAIACGICDGLGFGDNAKSALMTRGLVEMQRFGVYFGGNPMTFTGLAGMGDLITTCVSPYGRNRKVGFRLGSGESISDILHSMEGVAEGVATSKSVAEIALRHHLDLPIMQQVYEVLFCGKTPQKATMALLERPPRSESAEIAAIVEATPAL, encoded by the coding sequence ATGACCACTCGATTGACCATTCTCGGCGGCGGTGCCATGGGAACTGCCTGTGCCATGCTCCTGGCAGAACAAACGCATCAGCAGGTCTCGATCTGGGTTCGAAATCAGGATCAGGCGGTGGAAATTCAATCCACGCGAGAAAATCGACGTTTCCTGCCGGGCTGCAAACTGAACGACAACATTTTCATCACGTCTGACATCAATGTCGCCATCCATAATTGCGACTACGTTGTCCTCGCCATTCCCTGCCAGTTTTTAAGACAGTCACTTCAACTGGTACGAAACTCGCTTCCCGAATCTGTGCCTGTGATCAGTGTGATCAAAGGGGTCGAGAATGGCACCTTCCAGCGTCCCAGCCAGATCGTGACGGATATTCTCGGGCCACGATCTGTCGCGATTCTCAGTGGCCCCAGTCATGCCGAAGAGTTTGCTCATCGCTTACCGGCAACTGTGGTCGCTTCCAGTGAGGATCTCGAACTGGCCTGCCGTGTGCAGCAGATGTTCTCAACTGAACGATTTCGCATCTACACTAATGCCGACACGTTGGGCGTCGAATATGCCGGTGCCCTCAAGAACGTCATTGCCATTGCCTGTGGAATCTGCGATGGATTGGGATTTGGAGACAATGCCAAATCCGCCCTGATGACCCGCGGCCTCGTCGAAATGCAGAGGTTTGGTGTCTACTTTGGTGGCAACCCGATGACATTTACCGGCCTGGCCGGCATGGGGGATTTGATCACGACCTGTGTCAGCCCTTATGGACGAAACCGCAAGGTGGGCTTTCGTTTGGGAAGTGGCGAATCCATCAGCGATATTCTGCATTCCATGGAGGGTGTTGCCGAAGGTGTGGCCACGTCGAAAAGTGTGGCTGAGATCGCACTTCGGCATCACCTCGACCTGCCAATCATGCAACAGGTCTACGAAGTCCTTTTCTGCGGCAAAACCCCGCAAAAAGCGACTATGGCACTTCTCGAACGGCCCCCACGTTCGGAATCAGCCGAAATTGCAGCCATTGTCGAAGCCACGCCAGCACTTTGA
- a CDS encoding tagaturonate epimerase family protein, translated as MSAQCLGLSPSFGFGDRTGLATPGHIAAINASSSGILPIFAQQSIREMARTGRTAKQVMEDAFRAVRNAHYEGPVGADADHLKTEADVDVTAEAGFVFFTIDPSAEVDQKADNYSFDELKYRFHDVREFSPWVETYRGRTISLSTGSTIEMTEPVLYRAAVKYGRAIQLAIRLGQYIQQVQDRAGRPCEIELSVDETEQPTTTAEHFIIAQQLLNAGIRLVSLAPRFIGEFEKGVDFKGDISTFERSLADHAAIAKVVGPYKLSLHSGSDKLTVYRQLAAYTDGMFHVKTAGTSYLEALRVVATVAPGEFRGMIDFARERYLTDKATYHVSATLEAVPPPQEVSSDDQLRQLYLQDWSSVLPGQGFTAPGRQILHCTFGSTLQHPHWGAVLMQILREHPAVYADILKTHFMMHLAALKAGL; from the coding sequence ATGAGTGCTCAATGTCTTGGTCTTTCGCCCAGTTTTGGATTTGGTGATCGCACGGGTTTAGCGACGCCTGGGCATATTGCGGCTATCAACGCGAGCTCATCGGGAATTCTGCCCATCTTCGCCCAGCAATCCATCCGGGAAATGGCACGCACAGGTCGAACGGCCAAACAGGTCATGGAAGATGCCTTCCGGGCGGTTCGAAACGCCCATTACGAAGGCCCTGTTGGTGCAGATGCAGATCATTTGAAGACCGAGGCTGATGTCGATGTCACTGCTGAAGCGGGTTTCGTTTTCTTTACGATTGATCCATCGGCAGAGGTCGATCAGAAGGCCGATAACTACTCGTTCGACGAGCTGAAGTATCGCTTTCACGATGTTCGCGAGTTCTCTCCATGGGTCGAAACCTACAGAGGGAGAACCATCTCGCTATCAACTGGCTCAACAATCGAAATGACCGAGCCTGTACTTTATCGCGCTGCGGTCAAGTACGGTCGTGCCATTCAACTGGCGATTCGTCTGGGGCAATACATTCAACAGGTTCAAGACCGCGCTGGCCGACCTTGCGAAATCGAATTGAGTGTCGATGAAACCGAGCAGCCGACAACGACAGCCGAGCACTTTATCATTGCTCAGCAGCTCCTCAATGCTGGTATTCGGCTGGTGAGCCTGGCACCTCGTTTCATCGGAGAATTTGAAAAAGGGGTGGATTTTAAGGGCGACATTTCCACCTTTGAACGATCACTGGCTGATCACGCAGCCATTGCCAAAGTTGTGGGCCCTTATAAGCTGAGCCTGCATTCCGGCTCTGACAAGTTGACAGTCTACCGACAGCTGGCGGCATACACCGATGGCATGTTCCATGTTAAAACCGCCGGAACGAGCTATCTTGAGGCGTTGCGGGTCGTGGCGACGGTCGCACCGGGAGAGTTCCGCGGTATGATCGATTTTGCACGCGAGCGGTATCTGACGGATAAAGCCACTTATCACGTATCCGCCACACTTGAAGCAGTTCCACCTCCGCAGGAAGTCAGCAGTGATGACCAGCTTCGACAGCTCTATCTGCAGGATTGGAGCTCTGTCCTCCCTGGTCAGGGCTTTACTGCACCGGGACGGCAAATCCTGCATTGCACATTTGGCAGCACCTTGCAACATCCTCACTGGGGCGCGGTGCTCATGCAGATTTTGAGAGAACATCCAGCCGTGTATGCCGACATCCTGAAGACGCACTTCATGATGCACCTGGCGGCATTAAAAGCTGGCTTGTAA
- a CDS encoding Ldh family oxidoreductase, whose amino-acid sequence MPVIAIETLSSYAQKLFLAAGVSEADAACMANSLVEANLRGHDSHGVMRVASYIEQIEQGRIFPTSQLDIINESASSIVADGNWGLGLVLAHRLVDKMIAKAASSAVVIGTLRRSSHIGRLGEYAEKFAAQGLISMALANTHGAAQRVAPVGGKRPRLGTNPICIGVPGGSQGPFVFDIGTSATAEGKVRLKKIAGEPVPPGWILDPEGNPSTNPNDLYGNPPGTILPLGGDQAYKGFGLAFMIEMLCGGMSGGQCAYPNPPAPIGNCGWFMAISPEFFAGTDHLLQEVQQLEQYIRSVPKIDESKEIYLPGDPERSTLNNRRAKGIPLDEGNWNALFALGNRLGVAAPALAS is encoded by the coding sequence GTGCCAGTGATTGCTATTGAAACTCTCTCCTCTTACGCACAAAAACTCTTTCTGGCAGCGGGAGTCTCCGAAGCGGATGCCGCTTGCATGGCCAACAGTCTCGTGGAGGCCAACCTGCGAGGACACGATTCGCACGGTGTGATGCGGGTCGCTTCCTACATCGAACAGATCGAACAGGGCCGCATCTTTCCAACGAGTCAACTCGACATCATCAACGAATCCGCCTCTTCCATTGTGGCTGACGGGAACTGGGGTCTGGGACTCGTTCTCGCCCATCGTCTCGTGGACAAAATGATTGCCAAAGCCGCCTCATCGGCCGTCGTCATCGGCACTTTGCGACGTTCTTCACATATCGGTCGTCTGGGTGAATATGCGGAGAAGTTTGCGGCTCAAGGCCTCATTTCGATGGCCTTGGCCAACACTCACGGTGCTGCCCAGCGCGTCGCACCGGTGGGAGGCAAGCGCCCTCGATTAGGAACAAATCCTATTTGCATTGGCGTGCCGGGAGGTTCCCAGGGCCCCTTTGTTTTCGATATTGGTACCAGTGCCACAGCAGAAGGCAAAGTCCGCCTGAAGAAAATCGCAGGCGAACCGGTACCACCCGGCTGGATTCTCGATCCTGAAGGAAATCCCAGCACCAATCCCAACGACCTTTACGGCAATCCTCCAGGGACCATCCTGCCCCTGGGCGGAGACCAGGCTTACAAAGGCTTCGGCCTCGCATTCATGATCGAAATGCTGTGTGGTGGCATGTCCGGTGGACAATGTGCCTATCCCAATCCACCGGCTCCCATTGGCAACTGTGGCTGGTTCATGGCCATCTCTCCTGAATTCTTTGCCGGGACGGATCATCTGCTTCAGGAAGTGCAGCAGTTGGAACAGTATATTCGCAGCGTTCCAAAGATTGATGAATCCAAGGAAATCTACCTTCCTGGAGATCCTGAACGATCGACCCTCAACAATCGACGAGCCAAAGGCATTCCCCTCGATGAAGGGAACTGGAATGCTCTCTTCGCACTGGGTAATCGACTCGGCGTCGCTGCTCCGGCTCTTGCGTCCTGA
- the mazG gene encoding nucleoside triphosphate pyrophosphohydrolase produces MTAHSHASPSSNGKTVTGRALPLSQVSGETPPIDVLLPEFQKFVETIARLRAPDGCPWDRDQTLKSVCKHTLEETYELIEAIEHDDNIAIVEELGDVLLQVVLDAQIGRDEQRFDLIDVIRGVTAKMIHRHPHVFGNKSASTAKDVKVHWENAKQQEKQRESILDGLPREMPALARAARLSEKAARAGYDFPQREMLFSKLNEEIEELQVELFPAGIPEFPPASVEAEIIPDRSIEHAEARERVQSELGDVLFVLANIARRWHINPEEALRSSNQKFERRFRAIETAVQARGKKMSETSLKEMEEIYQQVKRQEKTETHG; encoded by the coding sequence ATGACTGCTCATTCGCACGCTTCACCATCATCGAATGGGAAAACGGTCACTGGTCGAGCACTTCCTTTAAGTCAGGTCTCAGGAGAAACTCCTCCCATCGACGTCCTGCTGCCCGAGTTCCAGAAGTTTGTGGAAACGATCGCCCGCCTGCGTGCTCCTGATGGCTGCCCGTGGGATCGCGATCAGACGTTAAAATCGGTCTGCAAACATACGCTGGAAGAAACTTACGAACTCATCGAAGCCATTGAGCATGACGACAACATCGCTATTGTCGAAGAATTGGGCGATGTCCTGCTTCAAGTGGTGCTTGATGCACAAATTGGTCGCGATGAACAGCGATTCGATCTCATCGATGTGATTCGCGGCGTGACCGCCAAGATGATCCACCGCCATCCGCACGTCTTCGGTAACAAATCGGCGAGCACTGCCAAAGATGTGAAAGTTCATTGGGAGAACGCCAAACAGCAGGAAAAGCAGCGGGAATCGATTCTCGATGGCCTTCCGAGAGAAATGCCTGCACTCGCCCGTGCAGCACGGCTTTCCGAGAAAGCCGCCAGAGCAGGCTACGATTTTCCTCAGCGTGAAATGCTCTTCAGCAAACTCAACGAAGAGATTGAAGAATTGCAGGTAGAACTTTTCCCTGCTGGCATTCCTGAGTTCCCTCCGGCGTCCGTCGAAGCGGAAATCATCCCCGATCGCTCGATCGAGCATGCGGAAGCTCGCGAACGTGTTCAGAGTGAGTTAGGCGATGTGCTCTTTGTTCTCGCAAATATAGCCCGCAGATGGCACATCAATCCCGAAGAAGCTCTGCGTTCCAGCAACCAGAAATTCGAGCGCCGCTTCCGTGCGATTGAAACTGCCGTTCAGGCTCGCGGCAAAAAAATGTCTGAGACGTCGTTGAAAGAAATGGAAGAGATTTATCAGCAAGTCAAACGGCAAGAGAAAACAGAGACACACGGGTAG
- a CDS encoding acyl-CoA dehydrogenase family protein, whose translation MINQREAHDWCPVAYELAASWQRSDVVPNGSAVESQPEAESYAPQSGLSAKPWVVDRWWQLDRAGFLQWFVPQDIGGSLEDRTEADRLELGMILASGCLTTAFLLSQRNASVLRLAASPFGHTKTKWLKRSTQGATFSTVGISHLTTSRQFVTQPVVAAMICDDGGYLLNGVIPWVSSAQRASSILTGATILSSQADADQMLVMIDPEQAGVDVLPPLPLLGLDETSTGSVELTNVKISVDDIVAGPQPQVLKGSSLPSSQNKNTPATGSLSTTSLALGATLGTIEHLSHEVAQRPELQPIYEALLAEATDFRHQLFAFAQGTVTTSPEILRQQANSLVVRAAQVYLSACKGAGFMQGHPASRAICEAMFFTVWSCPQSVVMASLKQLTCISSDSWS comes from the coding sequence ATGATCAATCAACGAGAAGCACATGACTGGTGTCCAGTTGCTTATGAACTTGCCGCTTCGTGGCAACGCAGCGACGTCGTGCCGAATGGTTCTGCTGTCGAGTCACAACCAGAGGCAGAGTCATACGCCCCACAGTCTGGCTTATCGGCAAAACCATGGGTTGTCGATCGCTGGTGGCAGCTGGATCGGGCTGGCTTTCTCCAATGGTTCGTACCGCAGGATATAGGAGGAAGCCTTGAAGATCGCACGGAAGCTGACCGTCTCGAACTCGGCATGATTCTTGCCTCAGGCTGCTTAACCACCGCATTCTTGCTCTCGCAACGCAACGCTTCCGTCCTGCGTCTAGCAGCATCGCCGTTCGGCCATACGAAGACCAAATGGCTCAAACGCAGCACGCAAGGAGCAACCTTTTCCACTGTGGGCATCTCTCACCTGACGACTTCGCGTCAGTTTGTCACCCAACCGGTGGTTGCTGCCATGATCTGCGATGATGGGGGATATCTTCTGAATGGCGTGATCCCGTGGGTCAGCTCGGCTCAACGTGCCTCATCGATCCTCACAGGGGCCACAATCCTCTCTTCTCAGGCGGATGCCGACCAGATGCTGGTGATGATCGATCCTGAGCAAGCGGGCGTTGATGTCTTGCCGCCTCTTCCACTTCTGGGGTTAGATGAGACATCGACAGGTTCTGTCGAGCTAACCAATGTCAAAATCAGTGTGGATGACATCGTGGCAGGGCCACAACCCCAAGTACTCAAAGGGAGCAGCCTCCCTTCGTCTCAAAACAAGAACACGCCAGCCACAGGCTCACTTTCAACGACTTCACTCGCTTTAGGTGCCACTTTGGGAACCATCGAGCATTTATCTCACGAAGTCGCCCAGCGGCCTGAACTACAACCCATTTACGAGGCACTCCTCGCGGAAGCCACTGACTTCAGACATCAACTGTTTGCCTTCGCTCAAGGAACCGTTACCACATCGCCCGAGATCCTGCGTCAGCAGGCGAACTCACTGGTTGTCCGTGCGGCTCAGGTTTATCTCTCAGCCTGTAAAGGAGCCGGGTTTATGCAAGGCCATCCAGCCTCGCGTGCCATCTGTGAAGCGATGTTTTTCACAGTCTGGTCGTGCCCGCAATCGGTCGTCATGGCGAGCCTCAAACAACTCACCTGCATCTCCAGTGACAGTTGGAGCTAA